In the Candidatus Baltobacteraceae bacterium genome, one interval contains:
- a CDS encoding YncE family protein, whose amino-acid sequence MRGTKFWLALTLGATLFSSTIGLAGSATSGPYAVVTGRRDPNLFVIDISKAIDPANNLTDKAIVSRPRVSPNVPNLDSEVSSSKFIGIHMIPAQALPNNVILGPHGNHFYVVDHAGWARPVDVEAGMPHGYAGALTVMDVSKTLNPANSNTTNAIDAIYRTGGWGPAGVVVTQDDHYAFVANSEGPNSEDGALEIGLINLKTHELERVLLQAWGKGGAHHQPGHGCDEIKINPGLIPHSSPDINFGCFPNPNGLAYSPRGGGYIFSANEGTLDVGVINMHKAIAGDPHFEESRIPVASGPWAITTSPDGKYVAVTDRDNDQTDVPGQFISIIDVQRAINKDPHAEIRRVLVGTDKEDGGSHPFGLAFTPNGKYIVTACDLAGNISVVDLKKAVSGDPHPEIARIPVEAPPNGGPKPRPRGVAITPDSRYAVISGGPPYVKSGGVVWIIDLQTFKVVGTVTGVGNEPYLAAITEGK is encoded by the coding sequence ATGAGGGGTACCAAGTTCTGGCTCGCCCTGACGCTCGGCGCCACGTTGTTCTCGTCAACGATCGGCTTGGCGGGCTCCGCAACGTCAGGACCTTACGCCGTCGTCACCGGGCGGCGCGATCCTAACCTCTTCGTCATCGACATCTCGAAGGCGATCGATCCCGCCAATAACCTTACTGATAAAGCCATCGTCAGCCGCCCTCGCGTTTCACCGAACGTCCCGAATCTCGACTCTGAGGTTTCCAGCAGCAAATTTATCGGGATCCATATGATCCCGGCGCAAGCACTGCCCAACAACGTCATCCTCGGACCGCACGGCAACCATTTCTACGTCGTCGATCATGCAGGTTGGGCGCGACCCGTCGATGTCGAGGCCGGTATGCCGCACGGCTACGCCGGCGCGTTGACCGTTATGGACGTCAGCAAAACGCTGAACCCGGCTAACAGCAACACGACAAACGCCATCGATGCGATCTATCGCACGGGTGGATGGGGTCCTGCTGGTGTCGTCGTCACGCAAGACGATCATTACGCGTTCGTTGCCAATTCCGAAGGTCCGAACAGCGAAGACGGCGCGCTTGAAATCGGGCTCATCAATTTAAAAACGCACGAGCTCGAGCGCGTCTTGCTGCAAGCGTGGGGAAAAGGCGGCGCCCATCATCAGCCTGGCCACGGATGCGACGAGATCAAGATCAACCCGGGGCTGATCCCACACTCCTCGCCGGACATCAATTTCGGCTGCTTTCCAAATCCAAACGGCCTGGCGTACTCCCCGCGCGGAGGCGGCTATATCTTCTCCGCGAACGAGGGCACGCTCGACGTCGGCGTCATCAACATGCACAAAGCAATCGCCGGCGATCCACACTTTGAAGAATCTCGCATACCGGTCGCGAGCGGTCCATGGGCGATCACGACGAGCCCGGACGGCAAGTACGTTGCCGTCACCGATCGCGACAACGACCAAACCGATGTACCCGGACAGTTCATCTCGATAATTGACGTCCAGCGAGCGATCAACAAAGATCCGCACGCGGAAATCCGTCGCGTTCTGGTCGGTACCGATAAAGAAGACGGCGGCAGTCATCCATTCGGGCTTGCGTTCACGCCGAACGGAAAATACATTGTCACCGCGTGCGATCTCGCTGGTAACATTTCGGTCGTCGATCTCAAGAAAGCGGTCAGTGGCGATCCGCATCCCGAGATCGCGCGCATCCCGGTCGAAGCTCCACCGAACGGCGGTCCGAAGCCGCGTCCGCGTGGCGTCGCAATTACGCCGGACAGCCGTTATGCGGTAATCTCCGGTGGTCCGCCTTACGTAAAATCGGGCGGCGTCGTTTGGATCATCGACCTTCAGACATTCAAAGTCGTGGGCACCGTAACGGGCGTCGGAAACGAGCCCTATCTCGCGGCCATCACCGAGGGCAAATGA
- a CDS encoding GntR family transcriptional regulator: MVSAGRPPLESRLTARAIARTSLHDEVVARLREMIEEGELDAGDRIPEREICERFKISRTPLREALKVLASEGLVEIHLNRGARVTQLTESAVREMFEVMGSLEALAGQLACERMSDAAIAVVENLNRKMAQYHDNHDLRSYFRLNREIHERIIRGTDNSLLLGLYMNLNARIRRARYAANRTQPRWDEAMHEHESIVSALVQRDGAGLSQILRTHLSHTCDAIVGMLRKMSGDEPVAESVLPAAISRARKRAARS, translated from the coding sequence ATGGTTTCCGCCGGCCGGCCGCCGCTCGAGAGCCGTTTGACGGCCCGGGCTATTGCCCGCACCTCGCTGCACGACGAGGTCGTTGCCCGGCTGCGGGAGATGATCGAGGAAGGAGAGCTTGACGCGGGCGATCGCATTCCCGAGCGCGAGATCTGCGAGCGCTTCAAGATCTCCCGGACGCCGCTGCGCGAGGCCCTTAAGGTGCTGGCCTCCGAGGGACTCGTGGAGATCCACCTCAACCGAGGGGCTCGCGTCACACAACTGACCGAGAGCGCGGTCCGAGAGATGTTCGAAGTGATGGGTTCGCTCGAGGCGTTGGCGGGGCAATTGGCTTGCGAACGCATGTCCGATGCCGCGATCGCCGTCGTCGAGAACTTGAACCGCAAGATGGCGCAGTATCACGACAACCACGATCTACGGTCGTATTTCCGATTGAATCGAGAAATCCACGAGCGAATCATAAGAGGTACTGATAACTCACTGCTGTTGGGTTTGTACATGAATCTGAATGCACGCATTCGTCGAGCACGCTATGCGGCGAACCGCACGCAACCGCGTTGGGATGAGGCTATGCACGAACACGAGAGCATTGTGTCTGCGCTCGTGCAGCGCGATGGTGCGGGCTTATCGCAGATCCTTCGGACCCATCTTTCGCATACGTGTGACGCGATCGTCGGGATGTTGCGAAAGATGAGTGGCGATGAACCGGTTGCGGAGAGTGTGCTCCCTGCGGCAATCAGCCGCGCACGGAAACGAGCAGCGCGCTCCTAG
- a CDS encoding NAD-binding protein: protein MNVWQSRCDEGRAPGDRLHRPGHHGCADGSELTARQFRYRCRRTPCGTSPKLVASGARSAPTPRAIAKTLANDGVDTLDAPVSGGQRGAIDGTLSIMVGGPEKTFDAMLPILEKLGRNIVHIGECSACQVAKLCNQIVVGITIEAVAEALALAEASGVDAAKVRQALLGGFAQSRVLDVHGQRMLGRQFAPGFKAMLYRKYLCDRGLPPIRPGLTYRSRTSSSTRAFCAC from the coding sequence TTGAACGTATGGCAGTCGAGGTGCGATGAGGGACGCGCTCCCGGCGATCGGCTTCATCGGCCTGGGCATCATGGGTGCGCCGATGGCAGCGAACTTACTGCGCGCCAATTTCGCTATCGTTGTCGACGAACGCCATGCGGGACGTCACCGAAGCTCGTCGCGTCAGGTGCGCGTTCCGCGCCGACTCCGCGCGCTATTGCAAAGACGCTCGCGAACGACGGCGTTGATACACTCGACGCCCCGGTCAGCGGCGGCCAACGCGGCGCGATCGATGGTACGCTCTCGATCATGGTCGGCGGTCCGGAAAAGACATTCGATGCGATGCTGCCGATTTTGGAAAAGCTGGGCCGGAACATCGTGCACATCGGCGAGTGCAGCGCCTGTCAAGTCGCCAAACTGTGCAATCAGATCGTCGTCGGTATCACGATCGAAGCCGTCGCCGAAGCGCTGGCGCTCGCCGAAGCATCCGGCGTCGACGCTGCCAAAGTACGCCAAGCGTTACTCGGCGGGTTTGCGCAAAGCCGCGTTCTCGATGTGCACGGTCAACGAATGCTGGGTCGACAGTTCGCACCCGGCTTCAAAGCCATGCTGTACCGCAAATATCTTTGCGATCGCGGACTGCCGCCCATAAGGCCGGGCTTGACCTACCGGTCGCGCACGTCGTCTTCGACCAGAGCCTTTTGCGCATGTTGA
- a CDS encoding aminotransferase class V-fold PLP-dependent enzyme codes for MPTATGRHFLQIPGPTNVPDRVLRAIDRPTIDHRGPEFAALGLEVLAGIKTIFQTQNPVIIYSSSGTGAWEAALVNTLSPSDKVLMFETGWFASLWREMAERVGVSVEFVPGDWRHGVDAAEVERRLERDTKREFKAVMVVHNETSTGVTTRIPDVRAAIDRTSHPALLMVDTISSLASIDYRHDEWGVDVTVGGSQKGLMLPPGLGFNAVSLKALDAAQRSRFGKSYWGWLEIIKANQNGFWPYTPSTNMLYGLREAIAMLHEEGLSAVFERHARHGEATRRAVGGWNLELLAADPREYSNSLTAIVVPDGVNADELRAAILDRYDMSLGTGLGRLKGKVFRIGHLGHFNDLMLAGTLCGVQMGLDVMNIPHGDGVSAALKYLSDSKQAKIATLATA; via the coding sequence ATGCCGACCGCGACTGGGCGCCACTTTCTGCAGATCCCCGGCCCGACCAACGTCCCCGACCGTGTTTTGCGCGCCATCGACAGACCCACGATCGACCATCGGGGCCCTGAATTCGCAGCGCTCGGACTCGAAGTCTTGGCCGGGATTAAGACGATCTTCCAAACCCAGAATCCCGTCATCATTTATTCGTCCTCGGGCACCGGAGCGTGGGAGGCTGCGCTCGTCAATACGCTCTCGCCCAGCGACAAAGTCCTCATGTTCGAAACGGGCTGGTTCGCGTCGCTCTGGCGTGAAATGGCCGAACGCGTCGGTGTCAGCGTGGAATTCGTACCCGGCGATTGGCGACACGGTGTCGACGCGGCTGAAGTCGAGCGGCGGCTCGAACGTGATACCAAGCGCGAGTTCAAGGCCGTCATGGTCGTGCACAACGAGACCTCGACCGGCGTTACGACACGTATTCCCGACGTGCGCGCGGCAATCGATCGCACGAGTCACCCGGCGCTCTTGATGGTCGATACGATCTCTTCACTCGCATCGATTGATTATCGTCATGACGAGTGGGGTGTCGACGTAACGGTCGGTGGCTCACAAAAAGGCTTGATGTTGCCTCCCGGCCTTGGATTCAACGCCGTATCGCTAAAAGCGCTCGACGCGGCGCAGCGTTCACGCTTCGGTAAATCATATTGGGGTTGGCTCGAGATCATCAAGGCGAACCAAAATGGTTTCTGGCCTTATACGCCCAGCACCAACATGTTGTACGGACTACGCGAGGCGATTGCGATGCTGCACGAGGAGGGCCTGTCCGCGGTATTCGAGCGCCATGCGCGTCACGGTGAAGCAACACGCCGCGCCGTCGGCGGCTGGAATCTCGAGCTGCTGGCGGCCGATCCGCGCGAGTATTCGAATTCGCTGACGGCAATAGTCGTCCCCGACGGCGTAAATGCAGACGAGTTGCGAGCGGCAATTCTCGATCGTTACGATATGTCGCTTGGAACCGGTCTCGGACGACTCAAGGGCAAGGTTTTCCGTATCGGACATCTCGGCCATTTCAACGACTTGATGTTGGCCGGAACGCTGTGCGGCGTGCAGATGGGTCTCGATGTGATGAACATTCCGCACGGCGACGGCGTTTCCGCCGCTCTCAAATACCTTAGCGACTCGAAACAAGCCAAGATCGCGACGCTGGCCACGGCCTAG
- a CDS encoding DcaP family trimeric outer membrane transporter, with the protein MRKNVLLSFTLMSVLGAALIVASTSARAADNTVAQASSSAAPAGASMSAAERDAEIQELKARLEKLEAAQQAEDATIQAQQKQLETKAAQDKVVSTGSFPGSFKVPGTNTSIKIDGFVDLQTFYDPQQNLGDKFQVGNILPPSGAQAQTAGTFHAQGKLTRINIATETPSDHLGTLKTFFSMDFFNSQANGPGQTIQNNNYTPRVREAWGELGGFRIGKQWSLFQDDPDSMDSLDLSGPTGVPAEQVLELRYTHKLGIGSLAVAANSPATDYAGSDSASDVESASAYNPVPDFETRYEVGGKAGHLQVSGVWRKLAYDDGAYHRTMTTGGGMLVGGTLNLGQYSAVGGETWFGSGIERYSPDDFGPVSSAQINNINTPNQQIYAANSHGLAIYALHVWSAEFRSNVGYGTYAMQWFSFLPLTDSEPALTRTLHINTIWSPMKPIDIGIEYMNGTKAFRSGLALPDTNASRWEMAFKYKY; encoded by the coding sequence ATGCGAAAGAACGTTCTTTTATCGTTTACTCTTATGAGCGTGCTCGGCGCCGCGTTGATCGTGGCTTCGACCTCCGCTCGAGCCGCAGACAACACGGTCGCGCAAGCAAGCTCGTCGGCGGCTCCGGCCGGCGCGAGCATGTCAGCGGCCGAACGCGACGCTGAAATTCAAGAGCTCAAAGCGCGACTCGAAAAACTCGAAGCCGCGCAGCAGGCCGAAGACGCGACCATTCAGGCTCAACAAAAGCAGCTCGAAACGAAGGCCGCCCAGGATAAAGTGGTATCGACCGGATCATTCCCCGGTTCATTCAAAGTCCCGGGCACAAATACGTCGATCAAGATCGACGGCTTCGTCGACCTCCAAACATTTTACGATCCGCAGCAAAATCTAGGCGACAAGTTCCAAGTCGGAAACATTCTGCCACCGAGCGGTGCGCAAGCACAAACCGCCGGAACCTTTCACGCCCAAGGCAAGCTGACGAGAATCAACATCGCGACCGAGACGCCCAGCGACCATTTGGGAACGCTGAAGACGTTCTTCTCGATGGACTTCTTTAACAGCCAGGCAAACGGTCCCGGGCAGACGATCCAGAACAACAACTACACACCACGCGTGCGTGAAGCGTGGGGCGAGCTCGGCGGTTTCCGCATCGGCAAGCAGTGGTCGCTGTTCCAAGACGACCCCGATTCGATGGATAGTCTCGACCTTTCGGGTCCGACCGGGGTTCCGGCGGAACAAGTGCTCGAGCTTCGATACACGCACAAGCTCGGTATCGGAAGTCTTGCGGTCGCGGCCAACAGCCCGGCCACCGATTATGCCGGTAGCGACAGCGCGAGCGATGTCGAGAGTGCATCGGCGTACAATCCGGTACCGGATTTCGAAACGCGATACGAGGTCGGCGGAAAGGCTGGACACCTCCAAGTCTCCGGTGTCTGGCGCAAACTTGCATACGACGATGGCGCTTACCACCGCACGATGACGACCGGCGGCGGCATGCTGGTCGGCGGTACGTTGAACCTCGGACAATACAGTGCCGTCGGTGGTGAAACGTGGTTCGGTAGCGGGATCGAGCGCTATTCGCCCGATGACTTCGGTCCGGTATCGAGCGCGCAGATCAACAATATCAATACGCCCAATCAGCAGATCTACGCAGCCAACTCGCACGGACTTGCAATCTACGCGCTGCACGTGTGGAGTGCCGAGTTCCGCTCAAACGTCGGCTACGGCACCTACGCCATGCAGTGGTTCTCGTTTCTTCCGCTCACCGATTCTGAACCGGCGCTCACGAGAACGTTGCACATCAACACGATTTGGAGTCCGATGAAGCCAATTGACATCGGTATCGAGTATATGAACGGCACGAAAGCGTTTCGTTCGGGCCTCGCACTACCCGACACCAACGCATCACGCTGGGAGATGGCCTTCAAGTACAAATACTAG